The genomic DNA GTGGGATTGAGCAAGTGGTCGGGGATGATGGCGTTGAACATGCCCATGCAGCCTTCGTCAAAGACGCCCATAATGGCTTTTTCGCGCTGGAGTTGTTCTGCCAGCGCCTGTCCGAGTTGCGTTTCGGCTTCGGGCAGGCGGAAGGTGTTGGCGTCGCGTACATGGGAGGTGTCATGGGTGACGCTGCCGCTGGTGAGCCATTCGCGCAGGCCGCGTTTGAAGAAGTCGTCGGTAAAGTCCAGGCTCCACAGGGTGCTGTATTCAACCCCGGCTTTGGTGAGGGAGCCGTTGAGGTTGAGCATGCCGACGAGGCCGGGCCATTGTCCAGACCAGTTGGCAAGGGTGAGGATGGGGCCGCGGTGTGAGATCAGTCCGTGAAGTACGTGGTGGCTGTATTGCCAGACGGCTTCGGCTACGATGAGGGGGGCGTCGGGATGGATGTTTTTGAAGACGGCCATGCCCTCTTTTTGCGATCCGATAAAGCCGTGTTCTTCGTCTTGTTTGTAGGGGTGTCCGCGGCGGACTTTCCATCCTTCGCGTTGGATTGCGGCTATGATGGTTTTTTCCATTGCTTCTTGTGCGGGCCAGCACATCTGGTTGGCAGATAAGCGCAGGTCGCCGTTGGCAATGAGTACGACTTCGTTCTTTTCAGGTGCTTCGGGTTCGGCGAGTTCGGGAAGTTGGTAGGCCATTCTGTAACTCCTTATGTGTATTGTCTGGTGTTGAAAGCAGGGGTAAAATAGCCGATAGAATCTGGAAAGTCAAACGGGCATGACTATTATGCCGATGCGCCGGAGTAGTTTTTTAGGCCGCGTTTCCAGAACCAGCGCGAGAATGCGATGAGAAAGATACACAGCAGGCCAGATGTGATCATGCTTTCGGGTGTCAGGCGACCTGAGAGTGCTTCCGCGGGTACTGTGATGGCAAATGCCACGGGTACGAGGAATGTGAGGATATAGCGCAGCCAGTGGGGGTAGATGCCAATGGGCCAGCGGCCGGCTTCGTACATGCTCTGGAAGATGTGGAGGATGTTTTCGATACGCAAGAACCAGAAGGTGAGGGTGGCGAGCATGAGCCAGAAGCTGTAGATGATGCTGCCTCCCGTACAGAGGACAAAGGCGAAGGCGAGGGCTTCCCGCGGACCAATATCGAGTCCCCGATAGATCAGCGCGGCGATGAGCACGCCCGCGCCGAGTAGAATATCGGTGAGCCGCCATACGCGGATTTGCGAGATGCTGGCGAGGAATTGCGCGTCGCACGGTTTGGTGAGGGTGTAGTCGAATAGGCCTCGTAGCACATCGTCCATGAGCTGGCTCATGCTCGGAGATATGACCATGCCTATCACGCCACCTACAAACATAAATACGCCGAGTAGTGCGAGGATATCAACGGCCTGCCATCCGCCGAGGGTATCGGTGTGTGAAAATACGATTGCCAGACCCGCGATGGCTGTGCCCAGGCTGAGGAGGGATTGCAGGAGTTGGACGTAGAAGTTCACGCGATAGGCCATTTCGTTGAGCAGGCCAATGCGGAAGAAGGTCCATATCAGTTTTAAGTAGTACATGGATGAAGTGCCTATGATCCAACTGCCGAGTATTTTTTGACGCCTGACCGCCAGGTGAGCTGAATTAAGAGAAAACCCGCGAGCAGCCAAACGGCTTGCATGGTGAATCCGTTCCAAATTTGTTCTTGCGAAAGACGACCGAGCATGAGTTCGACGGGAAATGCAATAGCCCAGCGAAAGGGGAGCGCGTCGGCGAGGGTCTGGATCGCACCCGGTAGCAGGTCGATGGGTGCGATGCGTCCAGAGAGAAATAGGCCGAGTGTGAAGTACATCTGATTAATAGCTTCGTTGCGCGTGGTCCAAAAGGCGACGAGGGCGAGGGTCCACTCGATGAAGAATCGCATGAAGAACGCTATGCCCAATGCGAGTAAAAAGACGGCGAATGTCTGGATGTGAAAGGCGAGATTGGGATCAAAGAGAAGGAAGAGCAATATTGCCGTGGGAAAAATGATGACTGCGGTCATGACTTTGTACGCGATGTTCTCGGCAATGTCCGCGTGTATGGGGTGTATGGGTTTGAGCAAGAAGTTGGAGAGTTCGCCCTGGCGAATGCGAAAGTCGTATATGTGCATGATCCAGGAAAATGTGAATTGGTTGACGAGCATGAGGACGATGTAATAAGCGGCAAAGTCGGCAGGTGAATAGGATCCCACGCTGCCCCCGCGTGCGTGGGCGACTGTCGTCCATACGGTGAGGTAGATGATGGGTTCGAGAATGCGGCCG from Gemmatimonadota bacterium includes the following:
- a CDS encoding ABC transporter permease: MKHYTAIYWAFFKTSLLEQFQYRAAMAIWMIGRILEPIIYLTVWTTVAHARGGSVGSYSPADFAAYYIVLMLVNQFTFSWIMHIYDFRIRQGELSNFLLKPIHPIHADIAENIAYKVMTAVIIFPTAILLFLLFDPNLAFHIQTFAVFLLALGIAFFMRFFIEWTLALVAFWTTRNEAINQMYFTLGLFLSGRIAPIDLLPGAIQTLADALPFRWAIAFPVELMLGRLSQEQIWNGFTMQAVWLLAGFLLIQLTWRSGVKKYSAVGS
- a CDS encoding ABC transporter permease, whose protein sequence is MYYLKLIWTFFRIGLLNEMAYRVNFYVQLLQSLLSLGTAIAGLAIVFSHTDTLGGWQAVDILALLGVFMFVGGVIGMVISPSMSQLMDDVLRGLFDYTLTKPCDAQFLASISQIRVWRLTDILLGAGVLIAALIYRGLDIGPREALAFAFVLCTGGSIIYSFWLMLATLTFWFLRIENILHIFQSMYEAGRWPIGIYPHWLRYILTFLVPVAFAITVPAEALSGRLTPESMITSGLLCIFLIAFSRWFWKRGLKNYSGASA